TAAATGAAGATATAGAACAAGAGTTTGAAACTTTATCTGAACTTGTTGAAGAGTGGGAAGAGGAAGAAAACAGCTCATTAAGTGAATTCGATATTAAAAACATTAAAAATGAGCTTTCTAATGTTAAAGCCTTCAAAGAGCTTGCATTATCGATAAAGAAAAACTCTAAAGGTGATAAACTTATCACAGCCTTAAAAAAAGGATTCGAAAAATCAGAAGAAATAGGAGCTTCAAAAAAAGCTATAATTTTTACAGAATCTACTAGAACTCAACAGTATCTACTCAAACATTTATCTAAAAATGGATATAAGAATAAAATAGTTCTTTTTAATGGTTCTAATAATGATGATAAATCAAAAGAAATCTACAGAAATTGGATAGAGGAATATAAAAATACAGACAAGATTACAGGGTCAAAATCCGCTGATATGAGACAAGCTATTGTTGATCATTTCAAAAATAAAGCAATGATTATGATTGCAACTGAAGCGGCTGCAGAAGGTATCAATCTTCAGTTTTGTTCTTTACTCGTAAATTATGATATGCCTTGGAATCCTCAGAGAATTGAGCAGAGGATTGGAAGAATTCATAGATACGGACAAAAATATGATGTTGTTGTTATAAATTTTCTAAATAAAGCTAATGAAGCAGATAAAAGAGTTTATGAACTTTTAGATACAAAATTTAAACTTTTTAGTGGTGTTTTTGGGGCTTCTGATGAAATTCTTGGTTCGATTGGATCCGGAGTCGATTTTGAAAGGAGAATTTCTCAGATATACCAAGAATGTAGAAAACCTGATGAGATAAAACTTGCGTTTGATCTTTTGCAACAGGAAATGGATGATAGCATTAATAATCAACTTGATACAACAAAACAACAACTTCTAGAGCATTTTGATGATGAAGTTCATAGAAAATTGAAAGTTAATCTTGAGCAGGGAAGAATTTATCTAAATCAGTTTGAAATCTGGTTGTGGGAGTTAACAAAATATTCTTTAAGAGACTATGCTACTTTTAATAGTGAAAAGAATACTTTTAAATTGAACAAAAAACCTTTTGATTCAATCCAAACTATAAATTTATGTAATTACAAACTGATAAAAAACAATGATAATGGTAGAAAGTCTACTCAAGAAATAAAAAAAAACACTAGTATTTATAGAATAGGTCATCCTTTAGCTCAAAAAATTATCCATAGCTATATAGATATAGAAATACCTGAACAAGAATTAGTTTTTGATCTTTCTGGTAATGTTGTGAAAATTGCATCTCTGAATCATTTAAAAAATAAAACAGGTTATTTAGAAGTAAAATTGCTTTCAATTAGTGCATTTGAAAAAGAAGAAATTATTGTTATAAATTGTATTACAGAAACTGGAGAATTAGTTATTCAAGAAGTAGCTGAAAATTTGTTCAAACTTAATGCCAAAGTTTGTAATGATTTGGTAATCGATAGAGATGTAAAAAAATCATTGGAAAAAATAAATTACTCAAAAAAACAGACTATATTAGAAGAGAACATGAAAAAGAATGCTGATTATTTTGATAGGGAATATGAAAAGCTTGAAAATTGGGCTGATGATATGAAAGTTAGTCTTGAAAAAGAGATTAAAGATATTGATGCAGAAATAAAATTAAGAAAATCTGAAGTAAGAAAAATACTGGATCTTAAGCAAAAGGTACAAGAGCAAAGAGCAATCAAAGAGCTGGAAAAGAGGAGGAATGAAAAGAGAAAACATCTTTTTGAAGCTCAGGATGAAATTGATGAAAGGAAAGATGGTGTTCTAAACAACATTGAGGATAGACTTGATCAAAGAGTGGAAGAAGAGCTACTTTTCACTATTAAATGGCAGGTTGTTTAGTTTCAAACAATGATCGACTAGGAAATGGTTATTGATGATAAAATATTTGAAACATTGTTTCCGCACTTCGGAGACTTTTCAATTATTTATACCGTGATACATTGTCGGCATTATTAAATAAGTTCGTTACTAATGAACTAATTACTTTGAAATAAATGGATTTTAATCATGAATCTTGAAAATAATAATTTTTTTAACTTAGTTAAAAATATAAAAATAATTGATAGCGAGTTTGTTGCCAGTACGAAAAAAGCAATTAATATCAATTTAACTTTAAGAAACTGGTTTATAGGTGCTTACATTCATGAATATGAACTAAGTGGTTCAGATAGAGCAAACTATGGAGATAAGTTACTTTCAAAACTTTCTAAGAATTTAGAGCATCTAAGTAATTGCAATAAAAGGCAGCTTTATAGATATTTAAGATTTTATAGGTTTTATCCACAGATAATGGGTACAGTGTCCCCACAATTCAGAAAATATTTACCTGAAATTATAGAAAATCAGAAAGTGGGTACAGCGTCTCCACAATTACATTTAGATCCCCAAAAACTAATTTTAAGCTTATCATACAGCCATTTTGAGCTTATTGTAGATATTGATGATGAAACAAAAAGGGCTTTTTATGAAATTGAAGCTATCAGAGGTGGCTGGTCTGTCAGAGAGCTTAAAAGACAGGTTAATAGTTTATATTATGAAAGATCTGGACTTTCTTTTGATAAAGAGAAGCTTTCTTTATTAGCTAATAAAAATGCAGAGCTTGATTCTGCTGACATAAATATTAAAGATCCCTTCATATTTGAATTTTTAGGCTTAAAGGCCAAAGATGTTATGAGTGAAAACCACCTTGAGGATGAACTTCTAAATAATATCCAGGATTTTTTACTGGAACTTGGTCATGGTTTCTGCTTTGAAGCCAGACAGAAAAGAATTTTAATAGGAAAAACTCATAATTTTATTGATTTAGTATTTTATCACAGGGTATTAAAATGTCATGTACTTGTTGAGTTAAAACTTCAAGGTTTTACCCATGAAAATATTGGACAACTCAATACTTATGTAAGTTGGTATAAAGAAAATGTTATGCTGAAAAGTGATAATCCTCCTGTTGGTATTTTACTTTGTACAGATAAAGATCACTCTTTTGTTAAATATGCTCTTGCAGGAATGGATAA
This region of Candidatus Delongbacteria bacterium genomic DNA includes:
- a CDS encoding DEAD/DEAH box helicase family protein; the encoded protein is MNITPQHAKYFANELTRKRSSNDLGKLTASLQDAQVDLNPHQVDAALFAFKSPLSKGALLADEVGLGKTIEAGIILSQKWAERKRKILIICPANLRKQWNQELLEKFYLPSMILEAKSFNEDLKRNKFNPFEKEEIILVSFQFVRSKEEFVKRINWDLVVIDEAHRLRNVYKSSNKIANSIKNSLRNSPKILLTATPLQNSILELYGLISIIDDFAFGDIKSFKDQFSKITNDQIFVELKKRLEPICKRTLRRQVLEYINYTNRIAIVEEFYPYDDEIALYDLVSEYLATPKLYALPNSQRQLMTLILRKLLASSTFAISGTLEAIEVRLEKLLNDEQFNINEDIEQEFETLSELVEEWEEEENSSLSEFDIKNIKNELSNVKAFKELALSIKKNSKGDKLITALKKGFEKSEEIGASKKAIIFTESTRTQQYLLKHLSKNGYKNKIVLFNGSNNDDKSKEIYRNWIEEYKNTDKITGSKSADMRQAIVDHFKNKAMIMIATEAAAEGINLQFCSLLVNYDMPWNPQRIEQRIGRIHRYGQKYDVVVINFLNKANEADKRVYELLDTKFKLFSGVFGASDEILGSIGSGVDFERRISQIYQECRKPDEIKLAFDLLQQEMDDSINNQLDTTKQQLLEHFDDEVHRKLKVNLEQGRIYLNQFEIWLWELTKYSLRDYATFNSEKNTFKLNKKPFDSIQTINLCNYKLIKNNDNGRKSTQEIKKNTSIYRIGHPLAQKIIHSYIDIEIPEQELVFDLSGNVVKIASLNHLKNKTGYLEVKLLSISAFEKEEIIVINCITETGELVIQEVAENLFKLNAKVCNDLVIDRDVKKSLEKINYSKKQTILEENMKKNADYFDREYEKLENWADDMKVSLEKEIKDIDAEIKLRKSEVRKILDLKQKVQEQRAIKELEKRRNEKRKHLFEAQDEIDERKDGVLNNIEDRLDQRVEEELLFTIKWQVV
- a CDS encoding DUF1016 family protein, with the translated sequence MNLENNNFFNLVKNIKIIDSEFVASTKKAININLTLRNWFIGAYIHEYELSGSDRANYGDKLLSKLSKNLEHLSNCNKRQLYRYLRFYRFYPQIMGTVSPQFRKYLPEIIENQKVGTASPQLHLDPQKLILSLSYSHFELIVDIDDETKRAFYEIEAIRGGWSVRELKRQVNSLYYERSGLSFDKEKLSLLANKNAELDSADINIKDPFIFEFLGLKAKDVMSENHLEDELLNNIQDFLLELGHGFCFEARQKRILIGKTHNFIDLVFYHRVLKCHVLVELKLQGFTHENIGQLNTYVSWYKENVMLKSDNPPVGILLCTDKDHSFVKYALAGMDNNLFVSKYQLELPKQEEMQKFIDEKLKELR